Proteins found in one Cryptococcus neoformans var. grubii H99 chromosome 14, complete sequence genomic segment:
- a CDS encoding MFS transporter, SP family, solute carrier family 2 (myo-inositol transporter), member 13, giving the protein MSRTPSSLDKDKGSSEFVENMNEIEIIEHTRVPSDKPSGFGGHLIDENLVKVEGEDKVTPYLCFLISASAIAGFLFGYDTGVVGVALPLVGTDLGGSVLSSSQQEIITAGTTIGAIFGSAILGGWGDRLGRKVAILIADVFFTVGAVLIAASYSVPQMIVGRIVLGVGVGGAAAIAPLFITETAPTAVRGRCIGVNAFFIPFGQVISEAIGAGVQDMKNGWRLLFALGAVPSLFQLILFHYLPESPRILILRGQTDRARHVFSRIYPNATPEMIDYKFRVAQEYVTATTVLQSGTTYWQRTKTLFTKGSYRRSIVTVSLIQMAGQLSGFNTLLYYAGTLFSLLGLTNPALGGLIPAGTNAFFVLVGMTLVDKVGRRGLLMFGVPIMLAGLVWNIVAFHYLCIPTGGLLDTSYKYDTKLVGIVIGGIVFFTTGFGLTYSHLAWYQSEFLALEVRSVGSGIATTANWVANLVVSVSYLTELETLTPSGTYGLYLGFSVVFFIFAVFCYPETKQLSIDETSLLFEEDWGVKRSREMRRERRETQRRLADSEMTEVATAHVQAQKQKDSAVTRSELDNFMEELKNGAKRFPISR; this is encoded by the exons ATGAGCAGAACACCGTCCAGTCTTGACAAAGATAAAGGTTCATCAGAATTTGTCGAGAATATGAATGAAATTGAGATCATCGAACATACTCGAGTTCCGTCTGACAAGCCCTCTGGGTTCGGAGGTCATTTGATA GATGAAAATCTGGTAAAGGTcgaaggagaagacaaaGTGACACCGTATCTGTGCTTTTTGATCTCTGCT TCTGCCATTGCCGGTTTCCTCTTTGGTTATGATACAGGTGTTGTTGGTGTCGCATTGCCTCTTGTTGGTACCGACTTAGGAGGATCTGtactttcttcatcacaGCAGGAGATCATTACCGCAGGCACAACAATAGGTGCTATCTTTGGTTCGGCTATTCTTGGTGGCTGGGGTGATCGTTTGGGACGAAAGGTTGCCATCTTAATCGCTGACGTTTT CTTCACTGTTGGTGCTGTACTCATTGCTGCAAGTTACTCGGTCCCCCAAATGATTGTCGGTCGGATCGTCCTTGGTGTCGGTGTTGGCGGTGCAGCTGCCATTGCTCCTCTGTTTATCACAGAAACCGCCCCCACAGCAGTCCGAGGTCGATGTATCGGTGTTAA cgccttcttcatcccctttGGTCAGGTGATTTCAGAAGCTATCGGTGCTGGCGTTCAAGACATGAAGAATGGCTGGCGTCTTCTCT TCGCTCTTGGTGCTGTTCCATCCCTATTTCAGctcattctcttccattaCCTTCCCGAGTCTCCCCGAATCCTTATCCTCCGTGGCCAAACAGACCGTGCTCGACATGTTTTCAGCAGGATATACCCCAACGCCACTCCCGAGATGATCGATTATAAGTTCCGCGTCGCTCAGGAATATGTTACGGCTACCACTGTCCTCCAATCTGGTACAACTTACTGGCAGCGAACAAAAACACTTTTTACCAAGGGATCTTACCGTCGTTCCATCGTTACTGTTAGTCTCATTCAGATGGCTGGTCAGCTTTCCGGTTTCAACACTCTCCTTTACTACGCTGGTACTCTATTCAGCCTTCTCGGTTTGACCAACCCTGCTCTTGGAGGTCTCATTCCTGCTGGAACAAATGCGTTCTTCGTTCTCGTTGGTATGACTTTGGTTGACAAGGTTGGTCGTCGAGGCTTGTTGATGTTTGGTGTTCCAATTATG CTTGCAGGTTTGGTTTGGAATATTGTTGCATTCCACT ATCTGTGTATCCCCACCGGCGGTCTTCTCGACACATCCTACAAGTACGACACAAAGCTCGTCGGTATCGTCATTGGCGGTATCGTCTTCTTTACCACCGGCTTCGGTCTTACCTACAGTCATTTGGCCTGGTACCAATCTGAATTCTTGGCGCTTGAAGTTCGATCCGTCGGCTCCGGCATTGCGACCACTGCCAACTGGGTTGCAAATCTCGTCGTATCTGTATCATATCTCACCGAACTCGAAACGCTTACACCTTCCGGTACCTACGGTCTCTATCTTGGGTTTAGTGTCGTATTCTTCATATTTGCCGTCTTCTGTTACCCCGAAACAA AACAACTTTCTATTGATGAAACATCTTTACTCTTCGAGGAGGATTGGGGAGTCAAGCGTTCCAGGGAGATGCGACGAGAACGTCGGGAGACCCAACGTCGTTTGGCAGATTCCGAGATGACAGAAGTTGCTACCGCTCATGTTCAAGCACAGAAGCAAAAAGATAGCGCTGTTACTCGATCAGAGTTGGACAACTTCATGGAGGAGTTGAAGAATGGTGCCAAGAGGTTTCCGATCTCAAGATAA
- a CDS encoding glutamate 5-kinase encodes MSAKSKSTPLTIVIKLGTSSIVSPTYPFVPHLRLLSSIVETVVKLRGQGHRVVLVSSGAIGVGLRRMDLKERGKGLHQKQALAAVGQGRLIALWDNLFSQLDQPIAQILLTRMDISDRTRYLNAQNTFSELLQMGVIPIVNENDTVSVSEIKFGDNDTLSAIASAICHADYLFLLTDVDCLYTDNPRTNPDAKPVRVVRDIEKVKQQVSTSTLGTSLGTGGMSTKLIAAELATAAGTTTVVMHSSNVIDIFKVIENGPSPCREVAETPALFEGPLCTMFLRRESALKDRKWWIAHGLHAAGTVVIDEGACRAIRRKESGGRLLPAGVVRVAGPFASHQAVRLVVRRRRHDDVAAFSSIDESTPGSPTPDLSQVPQPATLASPALRHLTIGTTNPITIMSDTNNTEPDTPQLQPSMSLSSSIASLDPLSRSVPPSPAITALAERLGTTSLTRIGRGVTEGESDEWEEVEVAKGLAQYNSVEIDRMKGRKSSEIEKLIGYVESEHVVDSITFL; translated from the exons ATGTCC GCTAAATCAAAATCCACCCCTCTGACTATCGTCATTAAGCTCG GTACTTCCTCTATTGTATCACCAACATACCCTTTTGTACCCCACCTTCGACTTCTTTCATCTATCGTTGAGACTGTAGTGAAACTCCGGGGCCAGGGACATCGTGTCGTCTTGGTATCTTCGGGTGCTATCGGTGTGgggttgaggaggatggatctcaaggaaagagggaagggatTGCATCAGAAGCAG GctcttgctgctgttggtCAAGGGCGGTTGATTGCGCTGTGGGATAATCTGTTCTCTCAATTGGATCAGCCTATTGCGCAGATCCTTCTCACCCGAATGGACATTTCAGAC AGAACACGTTATCTCAACGCTCAAAACACTTTCTCCGAATTATTGCAAATGGGCGTTATTCCTATCGTCAATGAGAATGATACGGTCTCAGTCTCT GAAATCAAATTTGGCGACAATGACACATTATCGGCGATCGCCTCTGCTATTTGCCATGCCGAttatctctttcttttgaCTGACGTTGACTGTTT ATACACAGACAACCCCCGTACCAACCCCGATGCCAAACCTGTGAGAGTCGTACGCGATATTGAGAAGGTGAAACAGCAAG TCTCTACCTCTACCCTCGGAACATCTCTCGGCACAGGAGGCATGTCCACCAAGCTCATTGCCGCCGAGCTTGCTACTGCTGCTGGCACAACCACCGTTGTTATGCATTCTTCTAACGTGATCGACATTTTCAAAGTCATTGAAAACGGCCCTTCGCCTTGCCGAGAGGTCGCAGAGACCCCAGCATTGTTTGAGGGCCCGCTGTGTACGATGTTTTTGAGACGAGAGTCTGCCCTTAAAGA CCGAAAATGGTGGATCGCCCACGGTCTTCACGCTGCTGGTACCGTTGTCATCGACGAAGGTGCCTGCCGTGCCATCCGACGCAAAGAATCCGGGGGTCGTCTCCTTCCTGCTGGGGTAGTCCGCGTGGCTGGCCCTTTCGCAAGTCACCAAGCCGTCCGTCTCGTTGTTCGTCGTCGACGCCACGACGACGTCGCCGCCTTTAGCTCAATCGACGAATCAACCCCCGGTAGCCCTACCCCCGACCTTTCCCAAGTACCCCAGCCGGCGACACTCGCTTCTCCGGCTCTTCGACATCTTACGATTGGGACCACCAATCCGATCACCATCATGTCTGACACCAACAACACTGAACCTGATACTCCTCAACTCCAACCTTCCATgtctctttcatcttcaatcGCTTCACTCGATCCATTAAGCAGGAGCGTGCCCCCTAGTCCTGCGATAACGGCTTTGGCGGAGAGGCTGGGCACAACATCGTTGACGAGAATTGGGCGCGGAGTGACCGAAGGAGAGAGTGatgaatgggaagaggtCGAGGTGGCGAAGGGTTTGGCCCAGTACAACAGTGTAGAAATTGACAGGATGAAGGGACGAAAGAG TTCGGAAATTGAAAAACTTATTGGGTACGTCGAGAGCGAGCATGTGGTGGACTCGATTACATTCTTGTAG
- a CDS encoding MFS transporter, SP family, solute carrier family 2 (myo-inositol transporter), member 13 translates to MRTTHIEDRDNNSLENKHTDHIEGVENGKGTQEPPSPSGFGGHLIDENLVHVEGEDKVTWYLCFLISASAIAGFLFGYDTGVVGVALPLVGTDLGGNELNSSQQEIITAGTTIGAIFGSAILGGWGDHLGRKMAILISDVFFTVGAVIIASSYSVPQIIVGRIVLGVGVGGAAVIAPLFITETAPTAVRGRCIGVNAFFIPFGQLVADSIGAGVQNMHGGWRLLFALGAVPSLIQLLLFHYLPESPRILIVKGDIDRARNVFQRIYPTATHEMVDYKLRVAQEYVAATTALQSGTTFWERVKKVWKTGSYRRSIIAVSVLQAAGQLCGFNTLLYYAGTLFGLLGLSNPALGGLIPAGTNAVFVLIGMSTVDKIGRRGLLLVGVPVLLLGLVWNIIGFYYMCKPTGGFLDTSYSYDTTNVGIVIGGIVFYVAGFGLTYSHLVWYQAEYLALEVRSMGSGVATTVCWIANLVVSVSYLSELETMTPSGTYGFYLGLSVIAFVFVVFCFPETKQLSIDETSLLFENDWGVKRSVQMRKERHETRKRFKDVELAEAATAHFEARQQKSASVSPAELSKFMAGLKGGKRKPQVLV, encoded by the exons ATGAGAACAACTCACATTGAGGATCGTGATAATAATTCTCTGGAAAACAAGCACACTGACCACATTGAGGGAGTTGAAAATGGCAAAGGCACGCAAGAACCGCCTAGTCCCTCTGGTTTTGGTGGTCATTTGATA GATGAAAATCTTGTGCACgtagaaggagaagataaAGTAACATGGTATCTTTGCTTTTTGATTTCTGCT TCTGCCATCGCTGGTTTCCTGTTCGGCTATGACACTGGTGTCGTTGGCGTCGCATTGCCTTTGGTAGGAACCGACCTCGGTGGAAATGAACTCAACTCTTCACAGCAAGAAATCATTACAGCAGGTACCACCATCGGGGCCATCTTTGGTTCTGCTATCCTTGGTGGATGGGGTGATCATCTTGGACGAAAGATGGCCATCTTGATCTCTGATGTCTT CTTTACCGTCGGTGCCGTGATTATTGCATCCAGTTACTCTGTCCCGCAAATCATTGTCGGTCGAATTGTCCTCGGTGTTGGAGTTGGTGGCGCAGCTGTCATTGCTCCTCTCTTTATCACTGAGACAGCCCCCACCGCTGTACGCGGTCGATGCATTGGTGTCAA TGCCTTCTTTATTCCCTTTGGTCAGCTCGTTGCAGACTCCATCGGTGCAGGTGTACAGAACATGCACGGTGGATGGCGATTACTCT TCGCTTTGGGTGCTGTCCCTTCCCTTATTCAActgcttctcttccactACCTTCCCGAGTCACCACGTATCCTAATTGTTAAGGGGGATATCGACCGCGCCCGTAACGTCTTCCAGCGTATCTATCCCACTGCCACTCATGAGATGGTTGACTACAAGCTCCGCGTTGCTCAAGAGTACGTTGCTGCCACAACCGCGCTTCAGTCGGGGACGACTTTCTGggagagagtgaagaaAGTATGGAAAACTGGATCTTACCGACGATCTATCATTGCCGTCAGTGTTCTACAAGCCGCAGGTCAGCTCTGTGGTTTCAACACGCTTCTCTATTATGCCGGTACTCTCTTCGGTCTCCTTGGTCTATCTAACCCAGCCTTGGGTGGTCTTATCCCTGCCGGTACTAACGCCGTCTTCGTGTTGATTGGAATGTCTACTGTAGACAAAATCGGAAGACGAGGGTTGCTGTTGGTTGGTGTGCCAGTCTTG CTCCTTGGTCTTGTGTGGAACATCATTGGTTTCTATT ACATGTGCAAGCCGACCGGAGGATTCCTCGACACTTCTTACAGCTATGACACGACGAACGTTGGTATTGTCATTGGTGGTATCGTCTTCTACGTTGCCGGTTTCGGTCTTACCTACAGTCATCTGGTTTGGTACCAGGCCGAGTATTTGGCCCTCGAAGTACGATCCATGGGATCTGGTGTTGCCACCACCGTCTGTTGGATTGCTAACCTCGTCGTCTCCGTCTCCTATCTTTCAGAGCTCGAAACGATGACTCCCTCCGGTACTTACGGTTTCTATCTCGGTCTCAGTGTGATCGCCTTTGTGTTCGTTGTGTTCTGCTTCCCAGAAACTA AACAACTGTCGATCGACGAGACATCTCTTTTATTCGAGAACGATTGGGGAGTCAAACGATCTGTTCAAATGCGCAAAGAGCGACACGAAACCCGAAAACGATTCAAGGATGTCGAACTTGCCGAAGCTGCCACAGCTCATTTCGAAGCCCGCCAGCAAAAGTCGGCTTCAGTCAGTCCTGCCGAGCTCTCCAAATTTATGGCGGGTTTGAAGGGTGGCAAGAGAAAACCTCAAGTCTTGGTTTAA
- a CDS encoding regucalcin, with amino-acid sequence MIKKFVVDKPLLELNGTLGEGCVWDTRIQRLYFVDIDQYKLYTYEPSSGKYGYETFDKKVTALASLESGEGLIAAVEDGFAYISFDSLPFPPTSSKQSLIPIPSGASLSSKEKRFNDGAVDPAGRFLAGTLGFEHGSKDGKMYSLQAEKDGSYSAPLILDGITCTNGMGWTEDAKTVYFTDSWIKEIAKFDYDITTGKLSNRRVFSNIDGYGEPDGMCIDSEGGIWTCRWASGKILRLTPDGEIDVEIDFPTAWHITCCIFGGENLDELYVTSAASDYIGDNLPDRKNGGDLFVVKGLGFKGIERDRFKGTIPK; translated from the exons ATGATCAAGAAGTTTGTCGTCGACAAGCCCCTCCTCGAGCTTAACGGTACTCTGGGCGAAG GTTGTGTGTGGGATACTAGGATTCAGCGTCTCTATTTTGTCGACATTGATCAATATAAGCTCTACACCTACgagccttcttctggcAAGTATGGATATGAGACATTTGACAAGAAGGTCACTGCTTTGGCGTCCCTCGAGAGTGGAGAGGGT TTgattgctgctgttgaagATGGCTTCGCCTATATTTCCTTTGACAgccttcccttcccaccaACCTCCTCCAAGCAGTCGCTTATCCCTATTCCTTCTGGTGCCAGTCTCAGCTCCAAGGAGAAGCGATTCAATGATGGTGCTGTGGATCCCGCTGGGCGTTTTTTGGCCGGTACATTGGGATTCGAGCACGGTAgcaaggatgggaagatgtACTCTCTGCAGGCGGAAAAAGACGGGAGCTACAGTGCTCCGCTGATTTTGGATGGGATCACTTGCACGAATGGTATGGGATGGACCGAAGACGCAAAGACTGT CTACTTCACAGACAGCTGGATCAAAGAGATTGCGAAGTTTGACTACGACATT ACCACGGGGAAGCTCAGCAACCGCCGAGTTTTCTCCAACATTGACGGCTACGGTGAACCTGATGGCATGTGCATAGATTCTGAAGGCGGAATCTGGACATGTCGGTGGGCCTCAGGAAAGATCTTGCGTCTTACGCCTGACGGCGAGATCGATGTCGAGATTGACTTCCCTACTGCTTGGCACATTACCTGTTGCATCTTTGGCG GCGAAAACCTTGACGAGCTCTACGTTACTTCGGCCGCCTCTGACTACATCGGCGATAACCTTCCCGACCGTAAGAACGGTGGCGATTTGTTCGTTGTGAAGGGCCTTGGGTTCAAGGGAATTGAGCGAGACAGGTTCAAGGGTACCATTCCCAAATAG
- a CDS encoding sugar transporter, protein MSTVDPTNVVHEKQARPEHLSDADNATILSSNAFRLSEEDIQAARDVTPSRVSGKGLTWMVTFVAGTGFTLFGYDQGVMSGLLTLPSFEAQFPNTAGGFQGSRTATLQSFMVAIYEIGCMMGAISSIWIGDRLGRRHTISLGGFIMLVGSILQTAAVDYAMMLVARVVTGVGNGLLTSTVPAYQSECSKPHRRGQLVLVEGSLIAFGIMISYWMDLAFYFTSGSISWRFPIAFQIVFILVMIICMYTFRLPESPRWLAAKGKNAESLAVLAALSNTTVDDQEVMNTFHGITDTLAAENSGSFKFSEIFTHGKSQHFRRTLLGMAAQCFQQICGINLITYYLTSVLTGLGLGAVMSRIISGVNGTCYFLTSLVAIAIVERAGRRPLMLWMAGFQAATMAILAGLYDLSTDEVNPNKTAQVFSVLMLFLFNTWFSVGYLGMTWLYPAEVTPLRVRAPANALSTASNWIFNFMVVMATGPMFANIGWGTYAFFAAINAVVILPSVYLFFPETKRYSLEDLDIIFAKANTEGRSPVRVSLHPEEIPPAGSRQAEEILGRAPVAPLKSKTSHVNKITRALSRTSESGKHRDQHHETV, encoded by the exons ATGTCTACCGTTGACCCGACCAACGTCGTCCATGAGAAACAGGCAAGGCCCGAACATCTATCAGATGCCGACAATGCGACAATATTATCCAGCAACGCTTTCCGATtatcagaagaagatattcAAGCTGCTCGAGACGTGACACCATCTAGGGTTTCAGGCAAGGGATTAACATGGATG GTAACTTTTGTCGCTGGTACCGGTTTCACCCTTTTCGGATACGATCAAGGTGTTATGTCTGGTCTCTTAaccctcccttctttcgaAGCTCAGTTCCCCAATACCGCTGGTGGTTTCCAAGGATCCCGAACAGCAACCCTCCAATCATTCATGGTGGCCATCT ACGAGATTGGTTGTATGATGGGTGCCATTTCAAGTATTTGGATTGGTGACCGACTTGGTCGTCGACATACCATCTCTCT TGGTGGTTTTATCATGCTTGTCGGTTCCATCCTTCAGACTGCCGCTGTTGATTACGCCATGATGCTTGTCGCTCGTGTTGTTACAGGTGTCGGAAACGGTCTCTTGACTTCTACTGTCCCGGCATATCAGAGTGAATGTTCCAAACCCCATCGACGAGGCCAGCTAGTGCTTGTAGAGGGTTCTTTGATTGCCTTTGGCATCATGATTTCTTACTG GATGGATCTCGCGTTCTATTTCACCTCCGGATCCATTTCATGGAGATTCCCTATCGCGTTTCAAATTGTGTTCATCTTGGTCATGATCATCTGCATG TACACCTTCCGTCTCCCCGAGTCTCCACGATGGCTTGCCGCAAAGGGCAAAAATGCCGAATCTCTTGCAGTTCTTGCCGCCTTGTCCAACACCACCGTTGACGACCAAGAGGTTATGAACACTTTTCATGGAATCACAGACACTCTTGCGGCGGAGAACTCTGGTTCTTTCAAGTTCTCAGAGATCTTCACCCATGGAAAGTCTCAGCACTTTAGGAGAACTTTGCTCGGTATGGCTGCTCAGTGTTTCCAACAGATTTGTGGAATTAA CCTTATTACCTATTACCTTACCTCTGTGCTGACCGGTCTTGGCCTCGGCGCCGTCATGTCTCGAATCATCTCGGGTGTCAACGGTACTTGTTACTTCCTCACTTCCCTTGTTGCTATTGCCATCGTGGAACGCGCCGGTCGTCGCCCTCTTATGCTCTGGATGGCCGGGTTCCAAGCTGCCACTATGGCTATCCTCGCAGGTCTCTATGACCTCTCGACCGATGAGGTAAACCCGAACAAAACTGCCCAGGTCTTCTCTGTTCTCAtgcttttcctcttcaacactTGGTTCTCTGTCGGTTACCTCGGTATGACCTGGCTTTATCCTGCTGAAGTTACGCCTCTTCGAGTGCGAGCTCCTGCCAATGCGTTGTCCACCGCTTCCAACTGGATCTTCAACTTTATGGTCGTTATGGCTACTGGTCCCATGTTCGCCAACATCGGATGGGGCACATATGCCTTTTTCGCCGCCATCAACGCCGTTGTtattcttccttccgtTTATTTGTTCTTCCCTG AGACCAAGCGATACAGTCTTGAAGATTTGgacatcatcttcgccaagGCCAACACAGAGGGTCGTTCCCCTGTTCGTGTTTCCCTTCACCCTGAGGAGATTCCTCCTGCTGGTTCAAGGCAGGCTGAGGAAATCCTCGGCCGTGCACCCGTCGCCCCTCTAAAGTCTAAGACTAGTCACGTCAACAAGATCACAAGAGCGTTGTCGAGGACGAGTGAGAGCGGCAAACACCGTGACCAACACCACGAGACTGTTTAG
- a CDS encoding 3-dehydroshikimate dehydratase, translating into MSNDFSDLRFGVATASLGMNSIHDIYNKFGALQKAGFKYVEVGFGAYMEWVRSELPDLPPSTCPPEWSEADEPDPSDDAIWKALYAKTEDFKKLVAKYGMTCLVLQPLNQFDGWPEGSKRAEWVRRKAEKWLPLCSKLGVEQLQVGSNDYAEANAPDEKTAEDMRWLAELGAKQNPPVKIAYESWCFSKRVSDWEHTWKIVQLGDHPNLGLCIDTAHPPLAPAYGWDPTTGEGWTDEQYASFLERLRAVPKEKIFYVELSEVLKPVVPLGKGSPFDEWREKAQSPRGDGFVWAVCGRPVPLVGRDAGRGVKGPDDMGAARALETFKAVLSTGWRGICMFEFFEALHMEPADPEIPFKYADACALSSKRILEALKA; encoded by the exons ATGTCCAACGACTTTAGCGACCTCCGATTTGGCGTTGCTACTGCCTCTCTCGGTATGAACTCCATCCACGATATCTACAATAAGTTCGGGGCCCTCCAGAAGGCTGGTTTTAAGTACGTCGAAGTTGGCTTTGGTGCCTACATGGAATGGGTCAGGTCTGAACTTCCTGATCT CCCCCCTTCCACCTGTCCTCCCGAGTGGTCTGAGGCCGACGAGCCCGACCCTTCTGACGATGCCATTTGGAAAGCCCTCTACGCCAAGACTGAAGACTTCAAGAAGCTCGTTGCCAAGTATGGTATGACCTGTCTCGTCCTCCAGCCTCTCAACCAGTTTGACGGGTGGCCCGAGGGTTCCAAGCGTGCCGAATGGGTCAGGCGAAAGGCTGAAAAATGGTTGCCTCTCTGTTCCAAGCTCGGCGTTGAGCAGCTCCAA GTTGGATCTAACGACTATGCCGAGGCCAATGCCCCTGACGAGAAGACTGCCGAGGACATGCGCTGGCTCGCTGAGCTTGGTGCGAAGCAAAATCCTCCTGTGAAGATCGCTTACGAGTCTTGGTGTTTCTCTAAGCGAGTCAGCGATTGGGAGCACACCTGGAAGATTGTCCAGCTCGGC GACCACCCTAATCTTGGTCTCTGTATCGACACTGCCCATCCCCCTCTTGCCCCCGCTTACGGGTGGGACCCCACCACTGGCGAAGGCTGGACTGACGAACAATACGcttccttcctcgaacGTCTTCGCGCCGTtcccaaggagaagatctTTTACGTCGAGCTCTCTGAAGTTCTCAAACCCGTCGTTCCCCTCGGGAAAGGTTCACCTTTCGACGAATGGAGGGAGAAAGCTCAGAGTCCTCGAGGAGATGGCTTCGTCTGGGCTGTTTGCGGAAGGCCAGTGCCCCTTGTGGGTAGGGATGCTGGAAGGGGTGTGAAGGGTCCTGATGACATGGGTGCTGCGAGGGCTTTAGAAACTTTCAAAGCGGTCCTCAGTACCGGTTGGAGGG GTATTTGCATGTTCGAGTTCTTTGAAGCCCTTCACATGGAACCTGCCGATCCCGAGATTCCTTTCAAGTATGCCGATGCTTGTGCCTTGTCTAGCAAGAGGATCCTTGAGGCGCTTAAGGCGTAA
- a CDS encoding CDP-diacylglycerol-inositol 3-phosphatidyltransferase — protein sequence MAPTTRSKQSTPVPEPEESTSTSTATSIGPAEGELKQRAREGSRSRAREEVWDPKYAVDLATTTVDENVFLFVPNLIGYTRVITAAASLFFMPYHPKACTFLYSVSCMLDVVDGQAARALGQTSRFGAVLDMVTDRCTTACLLCFLSSVYPAYSMLFMFLITLDFSSHYIHMYSSLTTGSSSHKTVTSDVSRILWYYYNDSRTLFVFCFANELFFVCLYLNHYWTTPLMANFPIPTALLTSEFTASHPKLVGGVINVLRNLNWPQVVAAMTFPICAGKQIINVVQFWKASKILVGVDLAERRAAREQKLAAQLRGR from the exons ATGGCACCCACAACCCGCTCAAAACAGTCTACTCCAGTACCTGAGCCTGAGGAatccacatccacatctacCGCCACCTCTATCGGCCCCGCGGAGGGAGAGCTCAAGCAGCGCGCCAGGGAAGGAAGTAGGTCCAGGGCGAGAGAGGAAGTTTGGGATCCAAAGTA TGCGGTTGATTTGGC GACTACCAC CGTGGACGAAAATGTATTTCTCTTCGTTCCCAACCTGATCGGCTACACCCGCGTCATTACGGCCGCCGCTTCCTTATTCTTCATGCCTTACCATCCCAAAGCGTGTACTTTTCTCTATTCCGTCTCGTGTATGCTTGATGTAGTAGATGGGCAAGCCGCAAGGGCTTTGGGGCAAACTAGCAGGTTTGGTGCTGTTTTGGATATGGTAACTGATCG ATGCACCACCGCGTGCCTGTTGTGCTTCCTCTCAAGCGTATACCCCGCCTACTCTATGCTTTTCATgttcctcatcacccttGACTTCTCCTCCCATTACATTCACATGTACTC GTCTCTCACCACCGGATCATCTAGCCACAAGACTGTCACATCTGATGTCTCCCGTATCCTCTGGTATTATTATAACGATTCC CGCaccctcttcgtcttctgcTTCGCCAACgaactcttcttcgtctgcCTTTACCTCAACCACTACTGGACTACTCCATTGATGGCCAACTTCCCTATTCCCACCGCTCTGCTAACCTCGGAGTTTACTGCCTCTCACCCCAAGTTGGTTGGCGGGGTGATTAATGTGTTGAGGAACTTGAACTGGCCGCAAGTAGTGGCCGCTATGACTTTCCCGATTTGTGCGGGGAAGCAGATTATCAATGTTGTTCAGTTCTGGAAGGCTAGCAAGATC CTTGTTGGTGTTGACCTCGCCGAGAGACGAGCTGCTCGTGAGCAAAAACTTGCCGCACAACTTCGGGGGCGGTAA
- a CDS encoding 3-hydroxyacyl-CoA dehydrogenase, variant → MKLEGKAFVITGGCGSIGGTTAKQIIARGGIALIFDVLPEEAGQAKVKEYHPERAFYFKADITDVDVFSACIDAALKVIPKGSLFGGVHCAAIAPGRPWDHKLKNSIAHFQKVMHVNAYGTFLVDSCIADAINSQYPDEGPFGARVKEERGCIVNIASVVAKPVPARCLTYGVSKTAVLGITSGIADFLGPYGIRVNSVCPAVVASALMGPDRIPYFESELEAAAIFPRRTSQPEEVAQGIVYLLENSMMNDFELRIDGGWRGSSNWGGPHDPRSNAPSLE, encoded by the exons ATGAAGCTCGAAGGAAAGG CTTTCGTTATCACTGGTGGATGTGGTTCTATTGGTGGTACTACTGCTAAGCAGATCATCGCCAGAGGCGGTATTGCTTTG ATCTTCGACGTCCTCCCGGAGGAAGCTGGTCAGGCCAAGGTCAAAGAGTACCACCCCGAGCGTGCTTTCTACTTCAAGGCCGATATCACGGACGTCGATGTTTTTTCCGCCTGCATTGATGCCGCCTTGAAGGTCATCCCCAAGGGCTCCCTTTTCGGTGGTGTCCACTGTGCTGCTATTGCTCCCGGCCGACCTTGGGACCACAAGCTGAAGAACTCTATCGCT CACTTCCAAAAGGTCATGCATGTCAACGCCTATGGTACTTTCCTTGTCGACTCTTGCATTGCCGATGCCATTAACTCTCAATACCCCGATGAGGGACCTTTCGGTGCTCGAGTTAAGGAGGAGCGAGGTTGCATCGTCAACATTGCCTCTGTTGTCGCCAAGCCTGTCCCTGCCCGATGCTTAACCTACGGTGTCAGCAAGA CTGCTGTTTTGGGTATCACCAGCGGTATTGCCGACTTCCTCGGTCCCTACGGTATCCGAGTCAACTCTGTCTGCcctgctgttgttgcttcTGCTCTTATGGGTCCCGACCGAATC CCCTACTTCGAGTCTGAGCTTGAGGCCGCCGCCATCTTCCCTCGCCGAACCTCCCAGCCCGAGGAAGTCGCCCAGGGTATCGTCTACCTTTTGGAGAACTCGATGATGAACGACTTTGAGCTCAGGATCGACGGTGGCTGGAGGGGTAGCAGCAACTGGGGCGGCCCCCATGACCCTCGATCCAACGCTCCTTCTCTTGAATAA